In a genomic window of Chaetodon trifascialis isolate fChaTrf1 chromosome 8, fChaTrf1.hap1, whole genome shotgun sequence:
- the LOC139334763 gene encoding ADP-ribosylation factor-like protein 8A — protein sequence MIALINKLLDWFKALFWKEEMELTLVGLQYSGKTTFVNVIASGQFSEDMIPTVGFNMRKITKGNVTIKLWDIGGQPRFRSMWERYCRGVSAIVYMVDAADPEKIEASKNELHNLLDKPQLQGIPVLVLGNKRDLPGALDEKELIERMNLSAIQDREICCYSISCKEKDNIDITLQWLIQHSRTKRSS from the exons ATGATAGCGCTAATCAACAAACTGCTGGACTGGTTCAAGGCGCTCTTCTGGAAAGAGGAGATGGAGCTGACCCTGGTGGGGCTGCAGTATTCCGGGAAAACGACCTTCGTCAATGTGATAGCG tctGGACAGTTCAGCGAAGACATGATTCCTACAGTTGGATTCAACATGAGGAAGATCACTAAGGGCAACGTCACCATCAAg TTGTGGGATATCGGCGGTCAGCCTCGGTTCAGGAGCATGTGGGAGCGTTACTGCCGAGGAGTCAGCGCCATCGT CTACATGGTGGACGCAGCAGACCCGGAGAAGATCGAAGCCTCCAAGAATGAACTCCACAACCTGCTGGACAAACCGCAGCTGCAGGGAATCCCT gtgttGGTTCTGGGCAATAAGAGGGACCTGCCAGGCGCTCTGGATGAGAAGGAGCTCATAGAGAGGAT GAACCTGTCGGCCATCCAGGACCGAGAGATCTGCTGCTACTCCATCTCCTGCAAGGAGAAAGACAACATCG acatcACTCTTCAGTGGTTGATCCAACACTCCAGGACTAAGAGGAGTTCCTGA